ATATTTGTCTGACAGCTCATTTTGTTTATGAGAATTGGCGACTAGTGagtaagattttgaatttttgtcgAATGATTCCTCCCCATACTGGAACTGATATGGAAGCAGTCTTATTTAACTCTTTGAAGCAATGGGGTATTGATAAGAAAGTATTCTCTATTACTTTAGATAATGCTTCTGCAAATGACAACATGCAAAACATCTTAAAAACTCATCTACGTAAGCAGAATAGTTTGCTTTGCGATGGAGAATATTTTCATGTGCGTTGCTCCGCTcacattttaaatttgattgtgCAAGAAGGGTTAAAGGTGGCTGCTGGAgctttatttaaaataagagaGAGTGTGAAATATGTGAAAGCTTCTGATGGGAGAATGATGAAATTTAAAGATTGTGTGCAGCAAGCAGAAATTGAAGAAGGTGTTGGTCTAAAATCAGATGTTCCAACTCGATGGAATTCTACATATATGATGTTGGAAAGTGCAATTAAACTTGAAAAAGTGTTTGACATCCTTAGTGTTGTAGATGGAGCTTATAAAGATTGTCCGACAAATGAAGAATGGAGCTTAGCAAAAAAATGTGTGAATTTTTAGAGCCATTTTATGAAACTACAAATCTCATTTCGGGTTCATCATATCCAACatcaaatttgtattttatgCAAGTTTGGAAAATTGAATGTCTTTTGGAAGACAATCAAACTTGTGATGATGTTGTTATTATGAACATGGCTTTCAGAATGAAGATGAAGTTTGATAAATATTGGAAGGATTATAGCACTGTCTTGGCTTTTGGGGCAATTCTTGATCCTCGATTAAAGTTAAAGTTCTTGaggttttgttacaaaaaactaGATCCTTCAACCTTTGAATTGAAGGCAAATGAAGTATTGGAGAAATTTAAAAGGTTGTATGGAGAGTACATAAATACTTTTGGTGGTTCAACAATTTCTCAAAGTAGTAATCAATCTCCTATGTCACCTGAAGAAGGAAGGCTTACAAAGAAGAGCAAAATGGTGATGAaggtatttaattttaatatagtatTATTTTTCTCCTATTATGTTTATTCGTTATTTAAATAATCTTTATACTACATCTTTTAGGAGTTTAGAGAATTTGACTGTGAAACCCAAACTTCCAAAGATAAAGATGAATTAGAGATTTATCTAAAAGAAGGTTTGATTCACACCAATGAAGATGATTTGAAGTATGATGTGCTGAATTTTTGGAAGATTAATGAGGATAGGTTTCCCACTCTGTCAGTTATGGCCAGAGATGTTTTAAGTATTCCCATCACTACAGTAGCATCTGAGTCTGCATTCAGTATTGGTGGACGTGttttaacaaaatatagaaGTTCCACTCTTCATGAGCATGTTCAAATGCTTATTTGCACAAGGAGTTGGTTACGTGGATTTGTTCCAAATCATGATGGTAAAtatttatgctatttttttcaaataatattttaaattgaatttctaACTGTTTTTTAATTGGTTGATTTTAGATGATGAAATTGGTGAaattcatgaagaagaagcgTCAACAGAAACGATGCATCCCCCTCAACATTTATGATTTTAGATGATGAACTTTTgtgtcaattttattttgattttctagaGACATTATTAATGGTAAATACTAGAAAGTAAGAAAAATGGTGATGAGATAGTGAATTCCATGTTTGATTTCTTGATATATATAGTTAAAAGTTGGATTTAATATGATCAATGTAcatttttaacatttatttttcaatttttttattttttacgcaTAAAAATGATAAAGGGATAAAACAAACTAATGACTTTTAATAAGTTTTATGTgtgttgaaataaaaaatataaaaaaaaaaagattaggtAACCCATGGGTTGGCCCTAGGGCTTTTGGCCCATGAGGGTTTTTGGCCCTGAGggctttttaaaaatttgacccTATTAGTTAAAGGACTTTTTATTCTTCTGGCCCTATAAAGTAGGGCCAAAGCCCTATAGGGCCAAACATATTGACACCACTAACGGCAAGTgatgtgattttttatttttcttttgctgaggGAGTGAGGGAGGATCGGAGAGCTCGAGAAGGAGAAGATGCAGGTTACGGAAATTAGGTTTACGTTAggtttttcttaattaattatatgatgAAAGAGCGCCACTTTGTGTCAAAGTTGAAAACCAGCCAGATCTCAGTCTGTTCAACTGGGCAATTTTCGGCCGATTCAGAGGTCCAACAGTTTTTGACACCGGCGATTATGCTTACTCGCCGAACCGCTATGCTTGTTGGTTTCCAGTTCGACCGATCAGATCGGTTCGAACTAGTTTTCAAAACATTGGTAAAACTTCATCATTTtgcaaataataaaattaataaaatagaatcaACAATGAGGGTTTTCACAGCATCAATAACACCAATGGTTGTTTAAAAAACTGCAGCTGCAAAACTAATAGTACTATGTAAGAAACAGCAGTAGTAATAACAATGTATTAAACAAGGGTTTAAAATGCAAGACACAGCAACAAGAAGGGTCAAACTTTAATAGCATCAACAAAAACAATGTAATAAACAAGAAGTACAGCAGAAACCAGTACAAGGAGAAAAGATTGACGACAGAAGGTTGCAAAGCCCGAGAAGCAACGGTGAGGCGGATGAGGTACGGAGAAATCGACGAGAAACGGCGAATTGGAAGAGAGGTCTAGGAGAGAAGGAGATGATCGAGGAGATCGAGAAGCCGAAGGTGGTAGACTGAAGAGGAGCAAAGTAGTTACGCAGCTCATGTTAGGGGTAATCAGAGTCGGGTACACTCCTAGCCAAGGTTGCGAAAACTGGACCGGTCAATGAACCGGTGAGGcaactggttcactggttcagTGGTTCGATCGGGATTTGACCggggttcaaccggtttaattaaatataaataaaattgttaaaaatttaatatataattttcaatatttaaatttaataatttctaaatctaaaaattttaatatgaaaataattttgaagttATACCTCAACATGAGACTAAAAGGTGTTATACCTGAAAATTAGATATTAACAGATTTCTTAAAAATACTAACACTGGATACATTAAGATGCTCATTAAAAACACTAATAGAAATAATACATTCATAATAATTAAGACAGGATCTCTCCATTGTTTAGAAACAAATGgtaccaataaaaataaaaaccccTCTAAACTACATTCTCAACAATTATCTAATTCTAGAAATTTCTACCATACCAAGAGTGACTTTATGTAGCCAAAAGAGAACACAACATATGGAGAgattgacaaaagaaaaaatacttcAATGCAGGAACATGTCCGTGAATGccatgattgattgaattggAAGGGATTTGTCATGGCTTCAGAAGCGAAATCAAATCCAAAATTTATAAATccaaattataaattacatccaacaattatagaaaaattcaaaatgataaCAATTCAGAACCCAGAAGATTATATCAATTCATACagcattcaaaataaaaaattatattcagcaaaattcaattcaaagtCCAAAGTTCCAAAATTGAACTTATATCAAATTTATATTCAGTAAAATTCAGAATTACATAACGATTGAttcatataattaacaaaacaaaaaaaaattgaaaagcagAATAAGAACTCTGCATCAAGCCATCAAttcatataattaacaaaataaaaagattaactGAACTTAAATCTAAACTAAATTCCTTACTGCAGCAACCAGCAATTCATACAGTTAattaaaaccaaataaaaaaattaattgaaaaaccCAAGAACTCACTGCGGTTCACGGCAGCAGAACAGATGCCCGACTACGATGTTGACAGAAGCCGACGACAAGCCGACGACGCCGACACCAGAAGCTTCAGTGTTCAGAGCTCAAGACGACGACACCGCTGACAGCTATGTTGTGGGTGTGTCGTGTGTGTTCTTCCGAAGACCAGACGACGATGATTCTGGACGCTTCAAACCGCGAGGGTGGCAACCGCTGGTGGTCACTGGCTCACTGACGGCGTCGATTGTGGTGTGGATGGTGGAGTCCCTCTGCTCGTTGGAGGAAAAGGAAAGTTGGGTTGAGGGAGGCGTGGTGACAACACCGTGATTTGGGGGTGGGTTAGCTTAGTGGGTCGTgggttttgttttatttttttcccttgaaaaaacgacgccgttttggGCTATTTTCAAAAACCAGAACTTTAAAAAACCCGTCCGGTTCGTCCGGACCACCGGTTAACCACCGGTTCAATCGGTTTTTTGACCAATTTTTTGTAGAGAAGTTTTGGAGATCAATTAGACCGGTCAGAAAACTTGTTCCCGGCTAACCTGGTCGAACCGGCCAGTTTGGTCCGGTTTTTAGAATCTTGCTCCTAGCATATTAAATACTATGAGCGTAAGTGGAAGCGCACCAAAAAATGATGTAAAATATCACTAGTAAATACAGCAAACAAAATTGTAAGTGATGTAATTTCGTACAGGTGAACAATAACCGCATAAGTAAATAGCACGGTTAAGTACGTTTTTCGTCCCAAAGATTTGATGTTAAAATCAAAATCGCcccccaaatttttttttcttattaaaatcatcctcaacatTACAAAACATTATGAAATCGTCATTTTTCTACctcaatttttagtttttgaccAAATTacctttaacaataataaaaataatattaaaaaaatcaacccCTACCACCGGTATCTCTTCACTCTCTTCCCACCCTATCCCTTTCCTCCGACCAGTCTCTCTTTGAACTTCCTCCCACTCCCCCACcccaattcttcttctctccctTTCCGCCACCCTAACACCTCCGCCCCTGCCTCCTTCTCCACCAccttcttctccctctccatCACCAACCTCAACCCTTCTTCCATTGGCGTCGGCTCACCATCTTCGTCTCTCACGACGACCTCTCCCTCGCCAACCTCTCCCTCGGCGATCTCGGCCCCTTCTTAAGCCTCAATGACAACCATGTCGGCATCAACATCAATGGCGTCGTTTTAGCTCAAGCCGCCGATTTGAGTCTCCTACTTTAGTGTCAAGCCCAAATATCTCATTTTGATGTTGAATCTCGACTTGGTTCTCCTACTCCACCGTCTCTACCGCCCTCAACAGACCAACTCAGCCACACTTTTCACCACCTCAAGTTTCTTGTTCCTATTTTTTTCTTGCTCTCGTTCCTTGTTCGATGTTCTTATTCTGTTCTCCATTcttcctattttttatttttatttttgaagaataTATACATCAGTGTTTTTGtggaattattattattttataaaaaagttttgattttttgttctgAGATCtttaaattacaattaaatttgTTGAAAGGGACTAAAAAAACTAGAGATAAGAACTAGTTATTTTCTAGAGATGAGATATTGGTGTGTATTTGATGGAGATGGAATgaaaaatataacttttaagTTATTGTTgccattgagttgttgttgctaagctttttccttcttttctcaCCTCAAAATTGAGTTGTTGCCATTGTTGGTGTTGTTTAGATGAAGGGATGGTGCTGTGATGGATTCAGATTGATGGATGAAGAGTggtgtggtggtggtggtggtgatgactGATGATGTAGGGGGTTAGTGGTAAGGGTGGGGCgggttttctttttatttttgtttaaggataaaattgtccgaaaaatattatttatagacAAAAGGACaactttataatatttttaacgtTGATGgtgattttaataagaaaaaaaaagtcgcacacgattttgattttgacctcAGACCTTAGAAACGACAAAAGTACTTAACCCTAAATAGTACTATACAGTGAATAGTACCCGTATAGTAAATAGTGAAATATGTACTACGTTAGCAACAAATTAACACCCTCAATTTAACATGGAAAACCCATAAAATATCTGGAAAAAATCACAGGTAAAACTACAAAAAATATTCACTATATTCAATCATAATTACAATATAGTGTGATCACAATGGAACACTCTTATATCACAATTTATAGTAATTAATGAGTATTAGAGAGTCCACCTAAAATTCAGTATATATTCCTTACAACGCTTTAATTTTACATTAGACACTCTCTACAATATTTATTTCACAGAAACTATtaattgcttttgtttttagACAAGGAACTAATGCTCCATGAAGATCTTATTTATAGGAAAAATTTGGGCACTATAATAGAGTTTGGAACTGAGAAGAGTATTGTCGTCTGAAAAATGAGTCATTCTCTATTTTTGTAGATCATCTTTCCGAAGATATATCAAAGAAGGAATTGTACCACTTGTTCAACTGGATTGAACGTATAAATGATATATATCTATcacgaaaataaaaaatggtaatatttatatttttgcttTCATACGATATAATGCGAAGGGTTGATCTATGAAGACTATTGCAAAAACGAATAGAATGAGATTGCGAAAAAAGGTTGTTTCAGTAGGAGAAGTTAGGTATCGGTGAATGAAGTAAAGAATATAAAGAGGTATCATGATGTTCATGGTGCTCCAAATATTGTAAAGCATCATTCTCAAGGGAAGACTCAAAGGAATTCAGGATGAATGTGAAAGAtatgagaaaagagaaaaaagaatatTCGCATGGCAATGGGTGGACGAAGAAGATGGAAGTACCCATTGCAAAAGAGAACTTAAACTGGTTACATAGGAGTTTAGTAGGCGATATGATGAAGGCCATTGATTATAATTCTTTAAAGGCCATGATTGGGAAGAATTTTTCTCAAGTTGTGCAAGTACGAGAACTAGGAGCAtactgatggtttcagtggctaagagaagggggggttgaatcttagccccttttttgcttgctaacacttgctggtcttaaaagaaacttttctgtttttagctcgtccctagccacgagacattttcattttgtctcatcacttgacacgagacattttttatttttcatctgaacagtaaaaacagaattgtgataggaagaaagagagaagattacacccagatatatcctggttcagctgctaagtgcagtgcagcctacatccaatctccatcacaacaatgatagaatttcactataatcatccagattacaagttgtaaagtgctaacccaacttacaaggggattcccacagaatcatgaaacacaacacagatgtacaaaggaactctaggacatctatggctttttcttttaattttgcactctttgcctttttccgctctatggctttttcatacaaacctcactgtttgcctttttccatgagactcaagacatgacaaaattaaacagaaaaatacaaaacagaaaacattgaagaagaagaagaactgctagcttaggtagctctgagaactctgtgccttacACTCTCAAATCTTACTCCTTGCTCCAAACAGTGGCTGTTCTCCCTTTTTAAAGAAGAGAgaagcctccacacttgaagccaacACCCAAACcgacttcttcctccttcaagaaacagaaccggttcggccacatagagatagaagagataaccatgcattaaccaacatgcaattacctctagttctttcttgatcatcacccttcatcaatccgggctctccatccttggcttcctctccaagatggatttctggcccttgatgcctcATGATGAtaatgacttcatctgcttcaatctctgccttcaatcatcacttcgccactctagctactccctgtggtggttgagcagaatcaaagacaagccatgcttcaagaatctcacctcttggccgaatcttcatccttcttttttgagtatgaaggatccgagattacctcaccaaatcttaccagaTTAGGTGATAATCTCAACCAcagcatacttttctttttctttttcgtgccATCAACTCGATGGTCTTGTAGCTTGTCCTTCCCTTGCTTCAGTAGCTCCATTTTTATTTCAAGGAAGTCATTGTTTCCTGTGTATTAAccgaagagagaagaagaaagagatgagagagaatatGAAATTAGAgtaaaagcaattaaatgaaatGTAGCAAGTTAAAAgagttgcttttacttccctggTGGGTTAGCGTGTATCATTAATCATAATGATTCCCATcacatcaaaatcaatttctctctcatagttccAAGGCTAgcatattaattttgaaatccaTTCTTAGCAAGCAATGGAATCCGTTGGAAAGCAAGAAGCCTTTATGCTTTCATTTAAACTTGGTTTCGGGCTAGACTTGGAAGCTTTCATCAAAGCAATGTTTGGACTTGGTAATATTAGGATTTAAATTggcccaaaaatattttcggaCCACAGCATGCATAGAACACTTTTGgcttattgaattttggcccaataAAAGCATTTGCTTTCCTGGTAAGTTTGAATCAAACACCAAGCACACAAGAAAGCATTTGGGCTTGCATCAATAACATTCATCCTGGCCCAAATAAAACCtgcattacaaaattaatttaatcaatattaaatccaaaattaattttgcaattgatcatattaataatgtttagtcatcacaaatattaatttagagttttccaaactcatcacatACAAAGCACTTTTGACTTTTAATAGTTTATTGAATGCAGAAGAACCCCTCACATTCAAAATGAACAGCCTTTTGCAAGTTTTCTATAGTGTATAGAGATGGGAAAAGAAAGAGCAAAGTGAAACTCGAAGGTGTGGCTAGAGTGTTTTGGTGTTCCTTTGCATACGTGGTTAGTGGAGACATTCAATATGATAGGAGGCTAGTAGGGAAAAGTAATTGGGTGTGACAAAGACACAGAATTATGCATATCATTTAGTGTGAGACGTGTGCAAATTAATACTTGTGTTATGGACATAATCAACGAGTAGATCTACATCACAATAGGCACAAGTAGAGTCAATGTTCTAGTAAAAGAGGTTGGCCATGAGAGTTACGAATTGGATTGCAAGCTGAAAGAGGAAGGTGAAATTGAGTCTTACAAGAGCACCAGGGAATTTGGTTGTTAGTGGTAAAATATCTATAGTTTCACAGTAGTGGGCAGTGATCCGGCGGTTGAGTTGGTGATGGCGAGGCCAAGGGAGGAAGATGCAGATAAGGGTAGATTGGTAATTCTAGAATATattttgaatgaatggattaATTGAAATTCAAATCAGAAGAACAATAACAGGGTAACGTATAAGAAAGATTTAGAGGAAAGTGCATATTTGGTGGGTTATAAAGATATAAATGAGGTGGAATATGAAAAAACTGTTATGTTGGGATTATTGAGGTGGAACAATGAGCTGAACAAAGGGGTCTTGaggcaaaaaaatataaacacaaaCAAACTCATTGCTTGGCCCAATAATATAAGATGTGCCAACGCTACTAGGGAAAATAAATTGGGCCTCATCACATTAACCAAAGGCCCAGACCAATGCAAAAGCGGGTACAACATGTGTGTTGGGCGTTGAGATTCTGGATCGGGTTGATTCCATTTCAAATAATGGGTTCTGTGGTTCTCTCCATGGGAAGCATGAAGGGAAGCAAGAAGGAAGTGGAGGCTTGCAAGAGAATAGTAACGAGATAGACCAACGAGCCGGCGTTCAAGACAAGTGCTTGATGGCGATGGCGACATTGTCTTCTCTACCGCTGGATAAGAAACACATCTGACGGAGCGCCAACCTCAGGAGCTCGAGACTGAAACTGATCACCTTGCTTTGTTGATGATGGAGGGGTTCAGTTCTTCTAGGGACGATGGGTTTGATGGTGATCTGGAAGTGAGTTGTTCAGAgcctaaaaaaaataacttagtcTACAGGGTCGAATCTGTTGATGGTGGAAATGAAGCAATCAATGGAGATTGTATGGTCTTGGATGATGAGATATTTGATGATGAAAATGTTGAGATTGACTTAGAGGTTGGCGTGGATATTGAGGATGGAAAATAGAGAACTAGAGATGAGAAGGCATTACAAGGGAAggatcaaatgcttgaaaatAGGAGAACATAGAAATCGGCAATTGAGTCAAGAGTGGTACAGTACAATGAAGAATACAAAAATGGCTATTCTCCAAgtacaaaataaagaaattggtaaaaaaaaaaaaaaaagagattgacAAAGCAGAAAGAGAAAGCACGAAGATGTAAatccaaaaatcataaaaagatGTGTTGTAAAATcttaaaatgatttttaactCTTGCAATGTCAGAGGTGACAGGGTGTTGAAAAATTGAGTATGGTGAAagacatgaaaaagaaaaataaattgaacatgttaGGATTGATTGGATCTAAGATGTAGGTTGTGACTAAGTTTGATCTAGTACAAATTTAGGAGAGTGATACTATGGGATGGGAGTAAGGGTGGCAAACGGGTCTAAACCCGCTGGGTCGGCCCGCGTAACGCGCCAAAAAAGACGGGCCGGGTTGAAAAATTGGGATCATCAAAGAGCAAAAACTCgcctaacccgcaccgcttaaaccgtAGGCCTTGCGCAACTTCTTAGTTTTTTTGGCAAGgggatatttttgtaatttttttgccaaaatccaacttcttccaacccaacttacaagagtatgaagatgaaaattgagtgttttggattatgtttatgttgCTTGGAAAcagtatttataattatgttttggagacaatatttataattacaaagactttaatgtttgttaatataaaaaatataattttttatacttttaaaaattataaatttattaatatgattgtgaaattatatatattatttagtaattaatagtataaaaaaggAGGAGCTTTGGCGGGATTAGCCCGCCAGCCCGCAGTTAGGCAGGACGGGGTGGGATTCTAGGACCGCCTCACTAAGCGGGGCGGTGTGGGCCAACTCGCTAAAAAGTGAGCTTTTGGCGGGGCGGGGTAGACTTTCCCGCTTGCCACCCCTAGATGGAAGTATGTGGGATCAGAAGGTGCGTCCAGGGTCTGTTATTAATGTAGTAGGAGTGTACATGGGCCGGGTTAAACCGGGTTTGGCCTAATCTAGACTCGACCTGAAATATATACCGGGCCTAATTTTTAGACCCTAACCCAgtcctagacccgatgaaacctaCACACCTTCGGGCCGAGTAAAAACCAGGTGAAAACCGGGTCTTTAGCATGTAAAAATCACTTAATCTCCAACTATTATTTCACaattcacatatatatataaacatgaCTAAATAGCTCCATGAATCTAGAGTGATGCCTAAATATGTTTGAAAAAGCTTAAAAGAAGTCTTTCTATTGTAGCAAAACTATTCCAGCAGTACAAACAAAGCTCTTCATCTACATTGCATGTGAAGCAGCACCATAACAAACAACATGTTCAGCATGTATAGCAGAAGAGCTATTCATAGTTAGTTTAACACTTCCAAAAAATAGCTCCTCCAGTTAACACCAACAAAATCTGTATCCTGTCCATGTAGTAAATTGCATTGAAGTCCTCAACTCTTTGGAGGACAAACATGTTAGGAACTTGGATATTATGCAGTGCCCAAAGTCCTACATCGGGTAGTATGAAATGTTTGATGTTGTATTAAGAAGAGTGGTTCTTCCTCTTAACAACTAGCTTTTAAGACGTTATTTTCCACTTTCTCTACGTACTTAATACATGCAATCTTTTTCGTCCTGTCCTATGCAGTCATCATTCGCTTTTGTCCATTTAACTTCAAGCACCACTCATACAGTGGaactaattgaaaatttgaaacgAAATAATCTAATATGCATGTCATGGGAAAAATTTTATTCCAAATTCTTTATTACCTAGTAACTGTTCATGGCATTGGCTTTCTAAACACACAGAAGCATTTGCACTACTCAGTAACCCTTTGACTTACAATTAAAAATGAAGTACCTGTTACTATCC
This portion of the Arachis duranensis cultivar V14167 chromosome 6, aradu.V14167.gnm2.J7QH, whole genome shotgun sequence genome encodes:
- the LOC127748322 gene encoding zinc finger BED domain-containing protein RICESLEEPER 1-like; translated protein: MQVWKIECLLEDNQTCDDVVIMNMAFRMKMKFDKYWKDYSTVLAFGAILDPRLKLKFLRFCYKKLDPSTFELKANEVLEKFKRLYGEYINTFGGSTISQSSNQSPMSPEEGRLTKKSKMVMKEFREFDCETQTSKDKDELEIYLKEGLIHTNEDDLKYDVLNFWKINEDRFPTLSVMARDVLSIPITTVASESAFSIGGRVLTKYRSSTLHEHVQMLICTRSWLRGFVPNHDDDEIGEIHEEEASTETMHPPQHL